The DNA window TCTTCTCTCTTCAAGGTCATTTACAGCTAACTCCtaattcattttttataaatatcaaATTGTTGACTCAATAGATTGCAACCAACCTGGTAATTTGGCATGTGTGATTCTAATATCTACTTAGATATTAAATGCACAACTTACAAAAGTCAAGCTAGAGTCTAGAATGCATAGTTCACTGTTAATCCTTGCCTTATCAAAGCAAATTTATAACTAAAAGCAACATCATGAAAGACATAGTACCTTCAGAAGTCTGCTTCCAAAGCCATTCAGAAACTGCAGAATCATAAGAAGCAACATGTTGGAAAGCCTTCCATGCAAGCTTCCTTCGGAATTGTTGATCATCCTTGTCTCCCTTAAGAAACTCTAGAAGTGCGGGATAGTCTTCTGAATCAACCACCACCAAGACATCTTTGTGATTCTGTTTGACAAACATATTTAACTTGGAACATCAGATAAAGATATTGAAACAAAATCAGGTACGACTCGTGATGTAAGGATTGAGAAAGCACATTATGAGCAATACATTGAACAATAGCTACATTAAACAACAATATCAATGTGTATCAGGATAGCACCAAGGATGCAGTACGGAGTTCATATCTAGATATCTACCAAATGAGATTCACTTTGATGAATAAAAGATGACAAGTTCGATGAAAATATTTTATTCATGACAATGATTCTGAAAAACTCAGTGCATTGGAAAACCTATCATGAATCATGATCTATAAAATTATTGAACAACAATATGCTAGAACTTCCATTCAGATAAACAACCTTTGCAGCCGCTCTTATCATGGCTGGACCACCAATATCTATATTCTCAATTCCATCTTCAAACTCTATTTCCCTTGTTGAAGTAACTTTCTCGTAAAAGGGGTACAAATTCACCACAACTACATCAAATGTACCTGAACAAACATTGTgtagaaaaattattaaagctCTAGCTTATTCCACACATACAgagcatgagagagagagagagagagagagagagtcgtgCAGGCATGGTAAAAGAGTTTGCAGCAGAACTCACCAATTCCGTGCTTACTAAGAGCTTCCATGTGATGCTTTTGGTCTCTTCTAGCAAGGATACCCCCATGCACATTGGGGTGTAAAGTTTTTACACGACCATCAAGCTGCAACACAAAATCTCAGTCATGTTTTAATTCACATAATAGAGTTAATATCCCCAAATCAGATATTTCACAATGCGGGTTACCAAGCAAGCAAAGTCTCTCTCGTGTCATttccaaacaagaaaaataaccGGCTTACCATCTCCGGGAAACAAGTAAGTTGTTCCACCTTAGTGACGGGCAGGCCAGCACTTTCTAAAGCAGATGCCGTTCCTCCAGTCGAAACAATTTTATATCTACAGTTTTAGAAAACAACCATCATCAAAAACATATCACACTCACCATTTAAGCTAAAACATAAGCGTTTAATATATCCTACTTGAATAATGCAATTGAAAATATAATTTGAAGCTGCGTAACAGGTAAAAGACAACGATCTATAAAAAGAGCTCCTTAATACAAAATGTTGGAGACATTACGAAGCAATCGTCCTTAGAAGAACTGCGAAATTACCCCAAGTTCCGAAGGCCATTCCCTAAGATAGCAAGATCCTTCTTGTCTGACAATGATATCAGAGCCTGCCTATCACCTGAAACTCACACAAAGTCTCTCTCTTGAATTATATTTCTAATGAATATATtgcataattattttttaaaagcacaaaaattaaattatcaaacaaacacaaaaggaGCATACCAGAAAGGGGCGAGGGAGGGTTAGTGACTGAAAGGGTCTCCTCAGTCGCCGCCATGGCTTTAATTGTTCTGCAACTTGAGTGCAAATTCCTCCCTGAGCAACACTGTATACACCAACAAccacacatatatgatatatatatatatatatatatatatatatatatgaataataATATGACGAGAAATAGAGAAAGTGCATACCGTGAAAGAGAAGGAGGAATTGGTTCGTATTTGGGCGTTGGAGGATAACAGGAGAAGACTGGTGGTGTTTGGAATAAGACAAGaatttgtggtggtggtggagttaGGTGGCGTTGCGGCGGCCGGAGAGGCAGTCAGACCGAGCATCTCTCTtactgtgagagagagagagagagagaggactgtGGTGGGTGGACGGTGGACGGTGGCCGGGTGGCTTTCGGCGGCAAACTTGAAAGTGAGATTCTGAAAGGGTTTCGACAGTCCTTTTTAGCGCGATGCGACGCAGCAAAACGAAAACTCAGCCGTCAGTCTAATCCAAAGGCTGAAAAATTAAAACGCCACCTGCTTTGGATAAATGACTGACACGTGGAGTGAGCCTTGTATTAGGATTACACTTGGGCGTGAACTAATTAGGACTCCCCTTTAAACAACGATTTGCTGCCATAGAAGGATTAAACATTAATTTGCAGCCATAGAAGGATTAAAAATCGATCGATCCCGGTCGCAGGGGATTTGGGCGTGAATGGCGATTTCTGcgattttttagttttttttttaatatagttatatataaattattaacgGTGTTAATTTTAGAATTAATTGGGGAGACACATGTCCAAAAACCATTAAAGAGGCACAAAGGAGACATGAAATTGAGGACAACAAATCCTTGGCCAAGTCTGTAGTGTGGATTGAGGACCCTTTACGTGGAATAGGTTGAAAAGAAAGTGGATCGGATCGTGTTTTTTCAAATGAAAGTAGCAACCATTCTGGTGTATATGATTCATCGAGCAtaaaaaatcaaactcaaaaaATACCGTACAAAACACGAACCTAAAACTCGTCTTAACAATTAGGCCATCTTGTAGTTTTGTAGTGGTTGTTATGGGTTTTAGGATAATTTTTCTAAACGTCATATGAGTCATATCTAATATTTGATTGTTCTGGATGTAAATGGTAGTTTAATGTTCCATGTTTATTTAAGTCATCTATGCAGTGGGATGATGATCCATTTGACTAAAGTCTAAAGCGGTCGTTGATGTAGATTGGGTTTTGCTTCTCTGGTTATACTAGGCTGGAAATTTTTTctgaaaaatcccaaaccaaaccaaaaagaTCTCGATCCCATATCGAAAAATTCTTAAACTGATAATATCAAAATTTTGAGATTCATACCGAACCGATTGCAAACCTTTCAGTATGAGAATCGGGATTGCATATTCAATAATTCGAGAATCCCGAAccgaactgaaaaaaaaaaaatatatatatatatatatatatatttatttattttggttgtGTGCTTGTTGAATGTTGAATTTAAGTAGTTTGATAGTAGACTATATTAGAAATAGAAATACGAAATTAAGTAGTTCAGAACTTTGGAACATGAATTTAACTTGGTATGAATGAATTGGTATTTTAATTGGTAcaaggttaaaacctaaatttcaaTTGATATGAAATTGGGGAACAAAATTTTAGGCAAAAGTCCAAATTTAAGTCCATGGCCCAAGAATATCAAATTTCAACCCAAAATCGAAATCCAATGACAATCCATCCCAAAATACCGAAaatatttcgggaatcccaaaaattgaaaataccGAAATCCAATGGCATCCAATGTTTCAGGGTGCAAATGCAACCAATCCTTCAAGTTCTTCATGAGTGACCTAAAGCATTCTGTGAATCCACTTTATATACCTGAGACTTGAGTCCATTATGCAACTTTATAACAATGCAAAGGAGTTACAGCACCAGAATCCAATCACCgaaacacataaacaaaaacgTAGTGTCAAACAAAAAGAGAACCATCCCAAACCAAAAGCAACATATGAGCGAGAAAGGAAACCAAATCGGAATTCatccaaacacaaaaataaggGAGGACGAAATTCCAAACTTGTGTCATTCCAAAATCTGCCCTACTACTGAAACTTTCACTTTCAACCAGCATTATACACAATGTTTGAGGAAGAAGGCTACAATGTAAGTGATAGTGACTTCTCCTAGTCAGCATAGAGGACTATTACATATTCATCAGAATTACCTGTTCAAAACTTCTTCCAACACCCACTAGAGCTACTGCTTGCGATTCAAATTACCTAAGGCCAAATACGATTCGATAACTAGGTGAACAAAAACTCGGCACGTTAATGTAGAAAAAACCTTTCAAGGGTTGTCGACCCCAATTTCTCCCCACCCACTGCTGCTTCGGATGTACTTATCAACGATGCCAAATTCTTGGTTCTGAGCAACTCGCCTGGCATAATTCTCAACAGAAATTAGGCCTTTTTTCACCCTCCTGTAATTAATAACCTCCCATGGCCACAAGCGAGCAGAACCAAAGTAGCCCTCCATGGGTAAATGCCTTTCACTTTCTTCTGGAAGTTCCAGGCCATAGTGCTTCAAAACCGTACACAACTCATCTGAGGATATGCTTGTTGAACGACCGGTGGTGCGGTAGATGGGGGTTTCTGAAGCTGGCTCCTTTGATTGAGATGGTACATGTCCAATCATCAGTGCATTAGAGTTTTGACGATCCTGAACATCACTCAAACCCTCCGGGGACAAACTCCCAGTAGTATGAGAGCCTATCTCTGGCAGAGGTGTGCCCGGATTTGTTACTTCATGGATTGACCTGGACATAGTATGGTTTTCCCCATCACCATTCATCTGCAAAGGATGGTCATTTTTCGTGTCAACTTCTGCTTCAAAACTTGATACTGCATGACTGCTCTTTATCGCATCCATTGTATTTTCATCATCAGCCTTCTCGATGCAGGCATCGCCTTCTACTGGCTGTCTCTGTTTAACCTGAATCTCCTTGGATTTGGGAGTACCAGCAGAGGCTTTAATATTTGTATGCGCCTTATTTGAAGAGAATGGTGACGGACTAAGCGATACAGACAAGGATATAGAGGAGCTTGACCTTGACCTAGACTTTGAACTTTTTGATGTTGAAAGGAGTCTTGAATCATAAGATACAGAGTGGTGTTCTCCCCTAGATGCTGAGTTTGACCTAGATTGGGAACCAGACCTTGTCACAGACTTTGACGATTGAGAAGTTGAGCATGATCTGAGTCTGGACGCAGCATAACGAGAATGAGGTGATGATGAAACTGACCTCCTTGCTTTCTTACCACCATGCCCTTTTGGCGATTCACCTTCCCTTCTACTTCTCTTCTTTCCTTCATGGTCCTTTATTTCTGTAATGTTGTTTTCATTTCCCGTAGGGGAGCTCACATTGTCTGTCACCATTTTATGCTTTCCTGAACCACTTGCCATTCCACCATTCATGTGCCTTGATGCAGTACCCTCAGTCAACTGCATTTCTCCCACGGACCTAGATCCCATCCTTTCTAGCTCAGCTTCACCTCTAC is part of the Malus domestica chromosome 12, GDT2T_hap1 genome and encodes:
- the LOC103449550 gene encoding uncharacterized protein, which codes for MSLHIGNLSAHTRGDDLKHVFWRFGRCNLRLKDRYGFVEYDFVQDAKKALRALQGRKICGEHLTLTWSRKQPKPFHGNPRGVSSYELQHEGRMNENDWQDYELDNEQPDSDGRRFNSVNMRDDDRGDHRGDIQDYNGDRHDFREGLPDDIGRAVPKLVDTGRWGEQVHDPSNANGVEFDRYEPHQDHDRKYEDENCRMAYSGGGFAPRSSQENVRIKRMNCTTLNHSSDMRSTCFSCGASGHKIRNCPRKYSSGRKLTKFDNRQDDAAYERSRGEAELERMGSRSVGEMQLTEGTASRHMNGGMASGSGKHKMVTDNVSSPTGNENNITEIKDHEGKKRSRREGESPKGHGGKKARRSVSSSPHSRYAASRLRSCSTSQSSKSVTRSGSQSRSNSASRGEHHSVSYDSRLLSTSKSSKSRSRSSSSISLSVSLSPSPFSSNKAHTNIKASAGTPKSKEIQVKQRQPVEGDACIEKADDENTMDAIKSSHAVSSFEAEVDTKNDHPLQMNGDGENHTMSRSIHEVTNPGTPLPEIGSHTTGSLSPEGLSDVQDRQNSNALMIGHVPSQSKEPASETPIYRTTGRSTSISSDELCTVLKHYGLELPEESERHLPMEGYFGSARLWPWEVINYRRVKKGLISVENYARRVAQNQEFGIVDKYIRSSSGWGEIGVDNP